Proteins from a genomic interval of Schaalia odontolytica:
- a CDS encoding copper transporter codes for MINFRYHVVSIIGIFVALAVGVVLGAGPLQTRIRAGVSSSGATTTVDPAASAHAEAEAAGLKALASSTLAGSLAGRQVALVVLPGASEDDVSAIRSTLTDAGASVVGRVSLTDNWESTSMSQYRTTLSATLASHLSSGGAKTASADGIVGYAIAQVLSSTGAETDLLRQILTDQSTPIMTVDEDPAGGASTLVAIGARAQAQPQATASPSAVSKSSDAWAGLAQAVGSTSGVVVGDASSRDAMITYLRGSATGVTTVDSVGTTLAAVDTALALAHGGSGARAFGVGNGAQSVVPSTK; via the coding sequence ATGATCAACTTCCGTTACCACGTCGTGTCCATCATCGGTATTTTCGTCGCCCTGGCGGTTGGCGTCGTACTCGGCGCGGGACCGCTGCAAACCCGGATTCGCGCGGGCGTGAGCTCCTCCGGCGCGACCACGACCGTGGACCCTGCGGCCAGCGCGCACGCAGAAGCCGAAGCGGCCGGGTTGAAAGCACTGGCCTCCTCCACTCTCGCGGGCTCGCTTGCGGGCCGCCAGGTTGCCCTTGTCGTGCTGCCGGGAGCTTCCGAGGACGACGTCAGCGCGATTCGCTCAACGCTGACCGACGCCGGCGCAAGCGTTGTCGGTCGGGTCAGCCTGACGGACAACTGGGAGTCAACCTCCATGAGCCAGTATCGTACGACGCTGTCTGCGACGCTGGCGTCGCATCTCAGCTCGGGTGGTGCGAAGACAGCCAGTGCGGACGGTATCGTTGGATACGCCATCGCCCAGGTTCTATCCTCAACGGGCGCGGAAACCGACCTGCTTCGTCAGATTCTCACCGACCAGTCCACCCCCATTATGACCGTCGACGAGGACCCAGCCGGTGGTGCTTCGACGCTCGTTGCCATCGGAGCGCGTGCGCAGGCGCAGCCGCAGGCCACAGCCTCTCCCTCCGCAGTTTCGAAGAGCTCCGATGCCTGGGCTGGCTTGGCCCAGGCCGTCGGCTCGACCTCCGGTGTCGTGGTCGGTGACGCCTCCAGCCGCGACGCGATGATTACCTACCTGCGAGGCTCGGCGACGGGCGTTACCACGGTCGATTCGGTGGGCACGACCCTCGCCGCAGTCGACACCGCTTTGGCCCTCGCCCACGGCGGCTCCGGTGCGCGCGCTTTCGGCGTCGGCAACGGCGCTCAATCCGTCGTACCCAGCACGAAGTAG
- a CDS encoding NUDIX domain-containing protein, translating into MRFLSHEEALAISDEKTSREVTSRHTVWSGRIVDVVEDHVVVVDGEAPVVRQYTRHPGAVAVVAMRGERGAEEILLLRQYRHPVSALLWEIPAGLLDIAGEDPLVAARRELAEETDLTARRWDVLVDFFTSPGGTTEPLRIFLARDLTQAAESFAREDEEAAMIYAWVSLTEALDMVAAGRLHNPSAVLGILAAHAARGRQWEGLRSPDAPWMR; encoded by the coding sequence ATGCGTTTCCTGTCCCATGAGGAAGCTCTCGCGATTTCCGACGAGAAGACATCGCGCGAGGTCACGTCGCGTCACACCGTGTGGAGCGGACGAATCGTCGACGTCGTGGAGGACCATGTCGTCGTTGTCGACGGGGAAGCGCCCGTTGTGCGTCAGTACACCCGCCACCCCGGAGCGGTCGCGGTCGTCGCGATGCGTGGCGAGCGCGGCGCCGAGGAGATTCTGCTCCTGCGCCAGTACCGCCATCCCGTCAGCGCCCTCCTGTGGGAGATACCGGCCGGCCTGCTCGACATCGCCGGTGAGGATCCCCTGGTCGCCGCCAGGCGCGAGCTTGCCGAGGAGACAGACCTGACAGCGCGCCGGTGGGACGTCCTCGTCGACTTCTTCACCTCCCCGGGGGGTACGACGGAACCGCTGCGGATCTTTCTCGCCCGAGACCTGACGCAGGCAGCCGAGAGCTTCGCGCGTGAGGACGAAGAGGCTGCGATGATCTACGCGTGGGTGAGCCTGACCGAGGCGCTCGACATGGTGGCGGCCGGGCGTCTTCACAACCCCTCAGCGGTCCTCGGAATCCTGGCCGCCCACGCGGCGCGGGGACGGCAGTGGGAGGGACTGCGGTCCCCGGATGCTCCGTGGATGCGCTAG
- a CDS encoding helix-turn-helix transcriptional regulator, whose translation MAEEADATTRQQVLDLIVEKGPVTASAIAKVLGLTTAAVRRHITLLLESKEIVEREPNAPTKRGRGRPARHYVATERAHVHLADGYSDLASKALGYLGQVGGEEAVESFAAARSREIERRYAPIVRDAGSDPRVRAQALADALTQDGYAATVRDIGGGTLAVQLCQGHCPIQSVAGDFPQLCDAETIAFGKLLDVHVQRLSTLAGGGHVCTTHIPVGMPLIRPGVRNVRRK comes from the coding sequence GTGGCAGAAGAAGCAGACGCCACAACTCGGCAGCAGGTGCTCGATCTCATCGTCGAGAAGGGACCCGTCACGGCGTCGGCAATCGCGAAGGTTCTGGGCCTGACCACGGCTGCCGTTCGGCGCCACATCACGCTGCTGCTCGAGTCCAAAGAAATAGTCGAACGGGAGCCAAACGCCCCGACCAAACGCGGACGGGGTCGGCCTGCACGGCACTACGTCGCGACCGAACGCGCGCACGTTCATCTCGCCGACGGCTACTCCGACCTCGCATCGAAGGCACTCGGCTACCTCGGACAGGTCGGCGGCGAGGAAGCCGTCGAATCCTTCGCAGCGGCACGCTCGCGAGAGATCGAGCGGCGCTACGCGCCGATCGTTCGCGACGCGGGTTCGGATCCTCGCGTGCGCGCCCAGGCGCTCGCCGACGCGCTGACCCAAGACGGTTACGCCGCGACGGTACGCGACATCGGGGGAGGCACCCTCGCGGTCCAGCTCTGCCAGGGGCACTGCCCGATCCAGAGCGTGGCGGGCGATTTCCCGCAGCTGTGCGACGCCGAGACAATTGCCTTCGGCAAACTCCTCGACGTCCACGTCCAACGACTTTCCACGCTCGCCGGCGGAGGGCACGTGTGCACGACCCACATTCCCGTGGGGATGCCCCTCATCCGCCCGGGGGTGAGGAATGTGCGACGCAAGTAG
- the sufB gene encoding Fe-S cluster assembly protein SufB, translating into MTQAPASGAEDRRMTDDEIIGSIGSYEYGWHDSDDYSKDVPTGINEEIVRFISDVKDEPQWMRERRLKALELFERKPMPAWGPDLSHVDFDAFKYYVRPTDRQVNDWEDLPEEIRDTYDRLGIPEAEKSRLVSGVAAQYESEVVYQQIQEDLERQGVIFTDTDTGLREHPEIFEEYFGKCVPAGDNKFSALNTAAWSGGSFVYVPKGVHVTIPLQAYFRINTSAMGQFERTLIIADEGSYVHYVEGCTAPIYDENSLHSGVIEIFVKKDARVRYTTIQNWSTNVLNLVTQRAIVEEGGTMEWVDGNMGAAITMKYPACFLMGEHARGETLSIGFAGPGQQQDTGAKMVHMAPRTSSSIVSKSVSRGGGRTSYRGLVQVNARARHSKSNVLCDALLVDKVSRTDTYPYVDVRTDDVEMGHEATVTKVSADQLFYLMSRGLDENEAMATIVRGFVEPIAKELPMEYALELNRLIELQMEGSVG; encoded by the coding sequence ATGACGCAGGCACCCGCCTCGGGCGCTGAGGACCGTCGTATGACCGATGACGAGATCATCGGTTCCATCGGCAGTTACGAGTACGGATGGCACGACTCCGACGACTATTCAAAGGACGTCCCCACCGGCATTAACGAAGAAATCGTTCGATTCATCTCGGACGTCAAAGATGAACCCCAGTGGATGCGGGAACGGCGACTCAAGGCGCTAGAGCTCTTTGAACGTAAGCCCATGCCCGCGTGGGGGCCGGACCTGTCCCACGTGGACTTCGACGCTTTCAAGTACTACGTGCGTCCCACGGACCGCCAGGTCAACGACTGGGAAGACCTCCCTGAGGAGATTCGCGACACCTACGACCGCCTCGGAATCCCCGAGGCCGAGAAGTCACGCCTGGTGTCCGGTGTTGCCGCGCAGTACGAGTCCGAGGTTGTCTACCAGCAGATCCAGGAGGACCTGGAGCGTCAGGGTGTCATCTTCACCGACACGGACACCGGCCTGCGCGAGCACCCCGAGATCTTTGAGGAGTACTTCGGTAAGTGCGTGCCCGCCGGCGACAACAAGTTCTCGGCACTGAACACTGCGGCCTGGTCCGGTGGATCCTTTGTCTACGTGCCCAAGGGGGTTCACGTCACCATCCCGCTGCAGGCGTACTTCCGGATCAACACCTCCGCGATGGGACAGTTCGAGCGCACGCTCATCATCGCCGACGAAGGCTCCTACGTTCACTACGTCGAAGGATGCACAGCCCCGATCTACGACGAGAACTCCCTGCACTCGGGCGTCATCGAGATCTTCGTCAAGAAGGACGCGCGCGTGCGCTATACGACCATTCAGAACTGGTCGACCAACGTGCTCAACCTGGTGACCCAGCGCGCGATCGTCGAAGAGGGAGGTACCATGGAGTGGGTCGACGGCAACATGGGTGCCGCGATCACCATGAAGTACCCCGCCTGCTTCCTCATGGGCGAACACGCCCGCGGCGAAACCCTCTCCATCGGTTTCGCCGGTCCCGGCCAGCAGCAGGACACCGGCGCGAAGATGGTGCACATGGCACCCCGCACCTCGTCGTCGATCGTCTCCAAGTCCGTGTCGCGCGGTGGCGGACGCACCTCCTACCGAGGCCTCGTTCAAGTCAACGCGCGCGCGCGCCACTCCAAGTCCAACGTGCTGTGCGATGCCCTCCTCGTGGACAAGGTTTCCCGCACCGACACCTACCCCTACGTCGATGTGCGCACCGACGACGTCGAGATGGGCCACGAGGCCACCGTGACCAAGGTGAGCGCCGACCAGCTGTTCTACCTCATGAGCCGAGGCCTGGACGAGAACGAGGCCATGGCGACGATCGTGCGCGGCTTCGTCGAGCCCATCGCCAAAGAGCTTCCCATGGAGTACGCCCTCGAGCTCAACCGCCTCATTGAACTGCAGATGGAAGGATCCGTCGGCTGA
- the sufD gene encoding Fe-S cluster assembly protein SufD, with protein sequence MTTPNTIVDTMNKAHSHGAGTRDKAHPSRADRPTSFRLDEIPVPGGREEDWRFTPMRRIERLFEPANYDAGDAPASVEAPAGVGVETVARADKRLGTVLAPGDRTAVVAWNGFETATIVDIPADTQLDRPIRINVRDINGTRAQHIVVRAGAFSKATVILSHTGSADAGLNQTVEVETGDSADLTVVSLQEWDDTVVHASNQRLALGRDSKLTHIVVTFGGDLVRLCADTDFRGPGAELSMLGIYFVDGGQHLEHRVFVDHSQPNCYSRVTYKGALQGKDAHSVWIGDCLIREAADDTDTYELNRNLVLTEGAKADSVPNLEIENGEIKGAGHASATGRFDDEQLFYLMSRGVAEDEARRLVVRGFFAELINQIGVPEVVDHLMATVEAELAKSRTN encoded by the coding sequence ATGACCACCCCCAACACTATTGTCGACACCATGAACAAGGCGCACTCGCACGGCGCGGGCACTCGCGACAAGGCCCACCCCTCGCGCGCGGACCGCCCAACCTCCTTCCGCCTGGATGAGATTCCCGTTCCGGGGGGACGCGAGGAGGACTGGCGATTCACGCCGATGCGTCGGATCGAACGCCTCTTCGAACCCGCCAACTACGACGCGGGTGACGCGCCCGCATCGGTGGAAGCCCCCGCAGGCGTTGGCGTGGAGACCGTCGCGCGTGCCGACAAGCGGCTGGGCACCGTCCTGGCCCCCGGTGACCGCACTGCCGTCGTCGCGTGGAACGGCTTCGAGACCGCGACCATCGTCGACATCCCGGCCGACACTCAGCTCGACCGACCGATCCGCATCAACGTCCGCGACATCAACGGAACGCGCGCCCAACACATCGTGGTGCGCGCCGGCGCCTTCTCCAAGGCGACAGTCATCCTGTCGCACACGGGCAGCGCGGACGCGGGCCTCAACCAGACAGTGGAGGTCGAGACCGGCGACAGCGCCGACCTGACCGTCGTGTCCCTGCAGGAGTGGGACGACACCGTCGTGCACGCTTCCAACCAGCGCCTCGCGCTCGGCCGTGACTCGAAACTAACCCACATCGTCGTCACCTTCGGCGGCGACCTCGTGCGCCTGTGCGCCGATACGGACTTCCGCGGCCCAGGCGCCGAGCTGAGCATGCTCGGCATCTACTTCGTGGACGGCGGCCAGCACCTTGAGCACCGCGTCTTTGTCGACCACTCCCAGCCGAACTGCTACTCGCGCGTCACCTACAAGGGTGCCCTCCAGGGCAAGGACGCTCACTCGGTGTGGATCGGTGACTGCCTCATCCGCGAGGCAGCCGACGACACGGATACCTACGAGCTGAACCGCAACCTCGTACTCACCGAGGGGGCGAAGGCCGACTCGGTGCCCAACCTCGAGATCGAGAACGGGGAGATCAAGGGGGCGGGGCACGCCTCCGCGACCGGCCGTTTCGATGACGAGCAGCTCTTCTACCTGATGAGCCGCGGCGTTGCCGAAGACGAGGCGCGCCGACTGGTCGTGCGCGGCTTCTTCGCCGAGCTGATCAACCAGATCGGTGTCCCCGAGGTGGTTGACCACCTCATGGCAACCGTCGAGGCCGAGCTGGCCAAGTCCCGTACCAACTGA
- the sufC gene encoding Fe-S cluster assembly ATPase SufC → MSTLRIKDLHVSVETAEGPKEILKGVNLTINSGEIHAIMGPNGSGKSTMAYALAGHPDYEITSGEAWLDDQLITEMSVDERAKAGLFLAMQYPVEVAGVSVSNFLRTAKTAIDGQAPALRSWVKDMKGSMEKLRMDPDFAERDVNVGFSGGEKKRLEILQMELLKPSFAVLDETDSGLDVDALRIVSEGVNRVHGETGCGIMLITHYTRILRYIKPSHVHVFVDGRVAAQGGPELADELEENGYDKYLGL, encoded by the coding sequence ATGTCGACTCTTCGCATCAAGGACCTGCACGTCTCCGTCGAGACCGCCGAAGGCCCCAAGGAAATCCTCAAGGGCGTCAACCTCACGATCAACTCCGGCGAGATCCATGCCATCATGGGCCCCAACGGCTCCGGTAAGTCCACCATGGCCTACGCGCTGGCCGGCCACCCGGACTACGAGATCACGTCGGGCGAGGCATGGCTGGACGACCAACTGATCACCGAGATGAGCGTTGACGAGCGCGCGAAGGCAGGCCTCTTCCTCGCCATGCAGTACCCCGTGGAGGTCGCCGGCGTGTCCGTGTCGAACTTCCTGCGCACCGCCAAGACGGCGATTGACGGTCAGGCGCCCGCGCTTCGCTCGTGGGTCAAGGACATGAAGGGCTCCATGGAAAAGCTCCGCATGGATCCCGATTTCGCCGAGCGCGACGTCAACGTCGGCTTCTCGGGTGGAGAAAAGAAGCGCCTGGAGATCCTTCAGATGGAGCTCCTCAAGCCCTCCTTCGCGGTCCTCGACGAGACCGACTCCGGTCTCGACGTTGACGCCCTGCGCATCGTCTCTGAAGGCGTCAACCGCGTCCACGGTGAAACTGGCTGCGGCATCATGCTCATCACCCACTACACGCGCATCCTGCGCTACATCAAGCCCAGCCACGTTCACGTGTTTGTCGATGGCCGGGTTGCCGCCCAGGGCGGACCTGAGCTGGCAGACGAGCTCGAAGAGAACGGCTACGACAAGTACCTGGGTCTCTGA
- a CDS encoding aminotransferase class V-fold PLP-dependent enzyme: MPTDFTAAELDAIRSDFPILERVGRGGAPIAYLDASATSQKPTCVIDAEADFYRLRNGAVHRGTHLLGDEATDAFESARGALASFIGGAPDEIVWTKNATEAINLVAIGMGNASQGIGGTDSAALRVGEGDRIVCTRAEHHANIVPWQQLCARTGAELAWLDLTPDGRIDLETLSVITPNTRLVAFTHVSNVTGAISPVAVIAAAARSVGALILLDTCQSSAHMPLDLSTLDVDFAVFSSHKMLGPTGAGALWGRRHLLAAMPPVLTGGSMIEWVTMEESTFMAPPERFEAGSQPVAQVAGWAQALRYLSKLGMDRVEAHEHMLTRMMLEGISSIEGISVLGPDSDTDRIGVVAFAVDGVHPHDVGQFMDSVDVAVRVGHHCAIPLHTFFQVRSSARASVAPTTTPEEIERLVDGLSKVRGFFGR; the protein is encoded by the coding sequence GTGCCGACCGACTTCACCGCCGCCGAGCTCGACGCGATTCGTTCGGATTTTCCGATTCTGGAACGCGTCGGGCGCGGCGGCGCACCGATCGCCTACCTCGACGCATCGGCGACCTCGCAGAAACCCACGTGCGTCATCGACGCCGAGGCCGACTTCTACCGCCTCCGCAACGGGGCCGTTCATCGGGGCACTCACCTGCTGGGCGACGAGGCCACCGACGCCTTCGAGAGCGCCCGAGGAGCCCTTGCCTCGTTCATTGGGGGCGCTCCCGATGAGATCGTGTGGACGAAGAACGCTACCGAGGCGATCAACCTCGTCGCCATCGGCATGGGCAATGCCTCCCAGGGCATCGGCGGCACCGATTCCGCCGCACTGCGGGTGGGGGAGGGCGACCGCATCGTGTGTACGCGGGCGGAGCACCACGCGAATATCGTCCCGTGGCAGCAGCTGTGCGCGCGAACCGGCGCCGAGCTCGCGTGGCTCGATCTGACTCCCGACGGGCGCATCGACCTGGAGACGCTGTCGGTCATTACCCCGAATACGCGACTCGTTGCCTTCACCCACGTCTCCAATGTGACCGGCGCGATCTCGCCGGTGGCGGTCATCGCCGCCGCGGCACGTTCGGTCGGCGCGCTCATCCTGCTCGACACATGCCAGTCCAGCGCGCACATGCCTCTCGACCTGTCAACGCTTGACGTGGATTTTGCGGTTTTTTCCTCCCACAAGATGCTCGGCCCCACGGGCGCGGGCGCGCTGTGGGGACGTCGTCATCTTCTTGCCGCGATGCCCCCGGTCCTTACAGGTGGGTCGATGATCGAATGGGTGACCATGGAGGAATCCACGTTCATGGCGCCGCCCGAGCGCTTCGAGGCGGGATCACAGCCCGTTGCCCAGGTCGCCGGATGGGCGCAGGCGCTTCGTTACCTGTCTAAGCTGGGTATGGATCGCGTCGAGGCACACGAGCACATGCTGACACGGATGATGCTGGAGGGCATCTCGTCGATCGAGGGAATTTCGGTCCTCGGCCCCGATAGTGACACGGATCGTATTGGCGTTGTGGCTTTTGCTGTTGACGGAGTCCACCCGCACGACGTCGGCCAGTTCATGGACTCGGTCGATGTTGCGGTTCGGGTTGGCCATCATTGCGCGATTCCGCTTCACACATTCTTCCAGGTGCGTTCTTCCGCGCGCGCGTCGGTTGCTCCGACGACAACTCCGGAGGAAATCGAGCGCCTTGTCGATGGTCTGTCGAAGGTACGTGGCTTCTTCGGCCGGTAG
- the sufU gene encoding Fe-S cluster assembly sulfur transfer protein SufU, translating into MGSLEQLYQQVILDHAREKHGEGDPSGMDASSHQVNPTCGDEVTLGVSMDGEHLASIQWDGDGCSISRASLSMMTDLTEGKSADEIARLYRDMEVMMHSRNLGVDDEILDDLGDAAALESTSQFANRVKCALLGWYALRDAMAKSGIDISTAGEPAEQ; encoded by the coding sequence ATGGGCAGTCTTGAGCAGTTGTACCAGCAGGTGATTCTCGATCACGCGCGTGAAAAGCATGGCGAGGGCGATCCGTCAGGCATGGATGCGTCGTCTCATCAGGTCAACCCCACGTGCGGTGACGAGGTGACACTGGGTGTGTCTATGGATGGCGAGCACCTGGCCTCCATTCAGTGGGACGGCGACGGATGCTCGATTTCGCGTGCCTCCCTGTCCATGATGACCGACCTGACCGAAGGCAAGTCCGCTGACGAGATTGCTCGTCTCTATCGGGACATGGAAGTCATGATGCACTCGCGTAACCTCGGTGTCGATGATGAGATTCTCGATGACCTTGGTGATGCCGCCGCTCTGGAGTCCACTTCGCAATTCGCTAACCGCGTTAAGTGTGCCCTCCTTGGATGGTACGCGCTCCGTGATGCCATGGCCAAGTCCGGCATTGACATTTCCACCGCGGGCGAGCCCGCTGAGCAGTAA
- a CDS encoding metal-sulfur cluster assembly factor: protein MSNPMAQSEPVEQRFGVAGASEEAVSTAPTRQIDGTDVVEQGTLAAENVLEAMKDVIDPELGINIVDLGLVYGIVIGPQNEVRLDMTLTSAACPLTDVIERQAQTILSSITDEVQINWVWMPPWGPDRITPDGREQLRAIGFNV from the coding sequence ATGAGTAACCCGATGGCTCAGTCCGAGCCGGTCGAGCAGCGCTTCGGTGTGGCCGGAGCGAGCGAGGAGGCAGTGAGCACCGCCCCCACTCGGCAGATTGACGGCACGGATGTTGTCGAGCAGGGCACCCTTGCCGCCGAGAACGTCCTGGAGGCGATGAAGGACGTCATCGACCCCGAGCTGGGGATCAACATCGTCGACCTGGGGCTTGTCTACGGCATCGTCATCGGCCCTCAGAACGAGGTGCGCCTCGACATGACGCTCACCTCGGCGGCGTGCCCACTGACCGACGTCATTGAGCGTCAGGCGCAGACGATCCTGTCCTCGATCACCGACGAGGTGCAGATCAACTGGGTGTGGATGCCGCCGTGGGGCCCCGATCGCATCACACCCGACGGGCGCGAGCAGCTGCGAGCCATCGGTTTTAACGTCTGA